The proteins below come from a single Mucilaginibacter mali genomic window:
- a CDS encoding RNA polymerase sigma factor codes for MTTEDKLKKIWEGCLKNERKQEELFYKTLAPRMMAVCMRYAHDRDEAQDILQEGFIKAFKNRGNYRSEGSLEGWLRRIMVHAAISRYRKAKPIVLCEDMSAETLGSVYYHEDMEAKDLMRIIRQLPDTYREVFNMYAIEGYSHQEIGSALGMTELLSRTTLHRARTVLKTKLSRLKTASDYRMAV; via the coding sequence ATGACTACCGAAGATAAATTGAAAAAGATATGGGAAGGCTGCCTGAAGAACGAGCGCAAACAGGAAGAGTTGTTTTATAAAACCCTTGCCCCGCGCATGATGGCCGTTTGCATGCGCTATGCTCACGACCGCGACGAGGCTCAGGACATTTTACAGGAAGGCTTTATCAAAGCCTTTAAAAACCGGGGCAATTACCGTAGCGAGGGCAGCCTGGAGGGATGGTTGCGCCGCATTATGGTACATGCCGCTATTTCGCGCTACCGCAAGGCCAAGCCCATTGTTTTGTGCGAAGATATGAGCGCCGAAACATTAGGCAGTGTTTATTACCATGAAGATATGGAGGCTAAGGACCTGATGCGTATCATCCGCCAGTTACCGGATACCTACCGCGAGGTGTTTAATATGTATGCTATAGAGGGCTACTCGCACCAGGAAATTGGCAGCGCCCTGGGCATGACCGAACTATTATCGCGTACAACCCTGCACCGTGCCCGCACCGTATTAAAAACTAAGCTAAGTCGGTTAAAAACAGCGTCCGATTACCGCATGGCAGTATAA
- a CDS encoding alpha-L-fucosidase, protein MKKLLMAFIALACLAQTVSAQKTLTRDERMKWWREARFGMFIHWGDYAQWAGMYHGHEVGRGGEWIMNRGKIPVAEYQAEAKKFNPVNYNPDEWVRMAKDAGMKYIVITAKHHDGFAMFKSNASKWNIADATPYGKDVLKPLAAACKKYGIKLGFYYSQAQDWNNPGGAVARKVTSEGWANPDSAKIDAYTAAHNGHWDPYQTTKTMGEYIDQVAVPQVKELLTNYGEVAVLWWDTPTGMTDEYANKLNDVLKLQPNIITNDRLKRPNFPGDTKTPEQKIPTQAELDGMDWETCMTMNGTWGYKSYDHKWKTPETLIHNLCDIASKGGNYLLNVGPDGMGDFPKESVESLKAMGAWMKVNSEAIYATKSSPLKPLDWGRCTRKEDGGNTTLYFSVFNWPKDGKLSIPGLKNQVISAKMLDGGAALKTTTSADALTINVPAKAPDAIASVIKVTFKGKVDSQMADANGKMKTGSID, encoded by the coding sequence ATGAAAAAGCTATTGATGGCATTTATAGCGCTGGCTTGCCTGGCGCAAACAGTTTCAGCACAAAAAACGCTTACCCGCGATGAGCGGATGAAATGGTGGCGCGAAGCACGCTTCGGCATGTTTATCCATTGGGGCGATTACGCGCAGTGGGCAGGCATGTACCATGGCCATGAAGTGGGCCGCGGCGGCGAATGGATCATGAACCGCGGTAAAATACCCGTTGCCGAATACCAGGCCGAAGCTAAAAAATTCAACCCGGTAAATTATAACCCTGATGAATGGGTGCGCATGGCAAAGGATGCGGGGATGAAGTACATTGTTATTACCGCCAAGCACCACGATGGCTTTGCCATGTTTAAAAGCAATGCCAGCAAATGGAATATTGCCGATGCTACACCGTATGGTAAAGATGTGCTGAAGCCATTAGCTGCTGCCTGTAAAAAATACGGCATCAAGCTGGGCTTCTACTACTCGCAGGCGCAGGACTGGAACAACCCAGGCGGCGCGGTTGCCCGAAAAGTAACATCCGAGGGTTGGGCCAATCCCGATTCGGCTAAGATCGACGCTTATACCGCGGCGCATAACGGCCATTGGGACCCGTATCAAACTACCAAAACCATGGGCGAATACATTGATCAGGTGGCTGTTCCACAGGTTAAAGAATTGTTAACCAACTACGGCGAAGTAGCGGTTTTATGGTGGGATACTCCAACCGGCATGACCGACGAGTATGCCAACAAACTGAACGATGTACTGAAATTGCAACCGAACATTATTACCAACGACAGGCTGAAACGCCCTAACTTCCCCGGCGATACCAAAACGCCCGAGCAAAAGATCCCTACCCAGGCCGAACTGGATGGCATGGATTGGGAAACCTGCATGACCATGAACGGCACCTGGGGCTACAAAAGTTACGATCATAAATGGAAAACGCCCGAAACGCTGATCCATAACCTGTGCGATATCGCATCGAAGGGAGGCAATTACCTGTTAAATGTTGGCCCGGACGGTATGGGCGATTTTCCAAAGGAAAGCGTGGAAAGTTTGAAGGCCATGGGTGCCTGGATGAAGGTAAACAGCGAGGCTATTTACGCTACTAAATCCAGTCCGCTGAAACCGTTGGATTGGGGCCGCTGCACCCGTAAGGAAGACGGCGGTAATACCACGCTGTACTTCTCGGTATTTAACTGGCCGAAAGATGGCAAACTGAGTATCCCCGGCCTGAAGAACCAGGTGATATCGGCTAAAATGCTGGATGGGGGCGCGGCTTTAAAAACCACAACATCGGCTGATGCCTTAACCATTAACGTACCTGCTAAAGCTCCTGATGCTATCGCTTCGGTAATTAAAGTAACCTTTAAAGGCAAGGTAGATAGCCAAATGGCTGATGCCAATGGTAAAATGAAAACCGGATCGATAGACTAA
- a CDS encoding putative Ig domain-containing protein, which translates to MKLKYIIQGFVLCAMIAGGNTVMAQDTLAKYILTPKEKPTPQINGARVFGVRPGHPVVFTVAATGTRPMAFSAKGLPAGLKLDAATGQLSGSVSKAGTYIIALTAKNALGTANRDLKLVVGEEIALTPTMGWNSWNIYATKLTQALVLANAKAMVSSGLINHGWSYMNIDDVWQGKRGGEFHAILPDSTTFPNMQALADEVHKMGLHIGIYSTPWIESYGHHIGGSADNPEGTFAKVTGTIPPRNKKIKPFAIGEYSFVEQDVKQFDKWGMDYLKYDWNPNEMPETKKMFDALRNGSRDIIFSLSNSTPFASIADLSTVSNAWRTGGDIRDNWKSLKPRVLAQDKWAPYARPGHWNDPDMMVMGVVGWGKEYHPTLLTADEQYTHMSAWCLMSVPLLLGNDLTKLDAFTISLLTNDEVIAVNQDPLGKQATVIHRDGENGIMAKDLSDGSKAVGLFNTGDIGKQSMVLSWKDLGISGKYIVRDLWRQKDLGTFDGEFKTDVAQHGVVMVSLRKAK; encoded by the coding sequence ATGAAACTCAAATACATTATACAAGGATTTGTGCTCTGCGCGATGATTGCCGGGGGAAATACGGTGATGGCACAGGATACGCTTGCCAAATACATCCTAACCCCAAAGGAAAAACCCACACCGCAAATTAACGGGGCAAGGGTATTCGGCGTAAGGCCCGGTCACCCGGTAGTGTTTACGGTGGCTGCTACCGGTACAAGGCCGATGGCTTTTTCGGCTAAAGGTTTACCCGCAGGTTTAAAACTGGATGCTGCAACCGGGCAGCTGAGCGGCTCGGTGAGTAAAGCAGGTACTTATATCATCGCCCTGACGGCAAAGAACGCATTGGGCACAGCCAACCGCGACTTGAAACTGGTAGTAGGCGAAGAAATTGCCCTTACCCCAACCATGGGCTGGAACAGCTGGAACATCTACGCTACCAAACTCACCCAGGCGCTGGTGCTGGCTAACGCCAAGGCCATGGTAAGTTCGGGCCTGATCAATCACGGCTGGAGTTATATGAATATCGATGACGTGTGGCAGGGTAAGCGCGGCGGCGAGTTCCATGCGATATTGCCCGATTCTACCACATTCCCTAACATGCAGGCGCTGGCCGATGAGGTGCACAAGATGGGTTTGCATATCGGTATTTACTCAACCCCGTGGATAGAATCGTACGGGCACCATATAGGTGGCTCTGCCGATAATCCTGAGGGCACCTTTGCCAAAGTAACAGGCACTATCCCGCCAAGGAATAAAAAGATAAAGCCTTTCGCCATTGGCGAATACAGTTTTGTGGAGCAGGACGTAAAGCAGTTTGACAAATGGGGCATGGATTACCTTAAATACGACTGGAACCCTAACGAAATGCCCGAAACCAAAAAAATGTTCGACGCACTGCGCAATGGTAGCCGCGATATCATTTTTAGCTTATCAAACAGCACGCCGTTCGCGTCAATCGCCGATCTGTCTACCGTATCGAACGCCTGGCGCACCGGCGGCGATATCCGCGATAACTGGAAAAGCCTGAAGCCACGCGTACTGGCGCAGGATAAATGGGCACCTTATGCCCGCCCGGGCCACTGGAACGACCCCGATATGATGGTGATGGGTGTTGTAGGCTGGGGCAAGGAATATCACCCAACCTTACTAACCGCCGACGAGCAATACACTCACATGAGCGCATGGTGCCTCATGTCGGTACCACTGTTATTAGGTAACGATCTGACTAAGCTGGATGCTTTTACCATCAGTCTGCTAACTAATGATGAAGTGATAGCCGTTAACCAGGATCCGCTGGGTAAGCAAGCTACCGTGATACATCGCGATGGCGAGAATGGCATTATGGCCAAAGACCTGAGTGATGGCTCGAAAGCTGTTGGGCTGTTCAACACCGGCGATATTGGTAAGCAAAGCATGGTACTAAGCTGGAAAGATTTGGGTATCAGCGGTAAATATATTGTTCGCGATCTGTGGCGACAAAAAGATCTGGGCACTTTTGATGGAGAGTTTAAAACCGATGTGGCGCAGCATGGTGTAGTGATGGTGAGTTTGCGGAAGGCAAAGTAA
- a CDS encoding SGNH/GDSL hydrolase family protein: protein MKKIIALLILIGFAATSYAKFTDSLKSEAYISHFGNLVNINYRIKTEKNATVAFFGGSITNMVGWRDMVCKYLSSTYPDTHFNFINAGIPSLGSLPHAFRLDKDVLSKGRIDLLFIESAVNDRVNGTNEQTQRRALEGIVRHTLTANPNTNIVLMAFVDPDKIDDYKAGKIPPEVQVHQDLAEKYHLPFINLAKEVNDRIAAGEFNWKDDFKNLHPSPFGQGIYLRSMRQLLQDELSKSAPAKLVAAPLPKATDDFNYVNGTYLDIHQAIKLNGFTLNENWKPTDSTHTRDGFVNVPMLTATQAGSSLELPFTGRTVGISIISGPDAGRIKYSIDGKLQPELELYTQWSKSLHLPWYLILGDGLSSGNHVLKLEVSDQHNEKSKGTACRIVYFLVNK from the coding sequence ATGAAGAAAATAATAGCGCTTTTAATACTGATAGGCTTTGCAGCCACATCCTATGCCAAGTTCACCGACAGTCTGAAAAGCGAAGCTTACATCTCTCATTTTGGCAACCTCGTTAATATCAACTATCGCATCAAAACCGAAAAGAACGCCACCGTGGCTTTCTTCGGCGGATCGATAACCAACATGGTGGGTTGGCGCGATATGGTTTGCAAATATCTTAGCAGTACATACCCCGATACGCATTTTAACTTTATCAATGCGGGGATACCATCATTGGGTAGTTTGCCGCATGCTTTCAGGCTGGATAAAGATGTGCTGAGCAAAGGCCGTATCGACCTGCTGTTTATCGAATCGGCCGTGAACGACCGGGTGAACGGCACTAACGAGCAAACCCAACGGCGGGCTTTGGAGGGCATTGTAAGGCATACGTTAACGGCTAACCCTAACACCAATATTGTGCTGATGGCTTTTGTTGATCCCGATAAGATAGATGACTACAAAGCCGGTAAAATTCCACCAGAAGTACAGGTGCACCAGGACCTCGCCGAAAAATATCACCTGCCATTTATTAACCTGGCAAAGGAAGTAAACGACCGCATCGCAGCTGGTGAATTTAACTGGAAGGATGATTTTAAAAACCTGCACCCATCGCCATTTGGTCAGGGGATATACCTGCGCAGTATGAGGCAATTATTGCAGGATGAGTTAAGTAAATCCGCTCCGGCAAAACTTGTAGCCGCACCCTTGCCTAAAGCCACGGATGATTTTAATTATGTTAACGGCACCTACCTGGATATTCATCAAGCCATTAAACTAAATGGCTTCACCTTAAACGAGAACTGGAAACCCACAGATAGCACCCATACCCGCGATGGTTTTGTGAATGTACCCATGTTAACGGCTACGCAGGCAGGTTCATCATTAGAACTACCTTTTACAGGCCGTACCGTTGGCATCAGCATAATATCAGGCCCGGATGCAGGGCGTATCAAATACAGCATCGATGGGAAACTTCAGCCTGAACTGGAGCTGTATACCCAATGGAGCAAAAGCCTGCACCTGCCCTGGTATTTGATTTTAGGCGATGGCTTAAGCTCGGGCAACCATGTGTTGAAGTTGGAAGTGAGCGATCAGCACAATGAAAAATCTAAGGGCACAGCCTGCCGAATTGTATATTTCCTTGTAAATAAATAA
- a CDS encoding alpha/beta hydrolase, whose translation MKQTLLLIIACALFIQTAQAQTTPKETDQPHYITTNLSISQLQRQRDIQIYLPADYYKTGKKYPVIYMQDAQNIYNKDGSRKNSWCVDSVLKTLPDSKQCIIVGINHGAQLRIAEYSPYKSNYGAADGPAYTEFMVNTLKPYIDAHYRTKTDAANTAIAGSSMGGLIALYATIKYPKVFGTAGIFSPALWINPQINHFVDSTGVSAKSRFYQFCGDQEGNEAHDVAQMDTLLMKKGVKRAHMPPPVVLKGEKHNEHQWMLEFPDFYKWWVAKL comes from the coding sequence ATGAAACAAACTCTGCTATTAATAATCGCCTGTGCCCTGTTTATCCAAACCGCACAAGCGCAAACCACCCCAAAAGAAACCGATCAGCCACACTATATCACCACCAACCTAAGCATCTCCCAGCTACAGCGCCAGCGCGATATCCAGATTTACCTGCCTGCCGATTATTACAAAACCGGTAAAAAGTACCCGGTAATATACATGCAGGACGCGCAAAATATCTACAATAAAGATGGCAGCCGCAAAAATAGCTGGTGTGTGGATTCGGTATTGAAAACGCTGCCCGATAGTAAGCAATGTATTATTGTAGGCATAAACCACGGCGCGCAATTGCGCATTGCCGAATACAGCCCGTACAAAAGCAATTATGGCGCGGCCGATGGCCCTGCCTATACTGAATTTATGGTGAATACGCTGAAGCCTTATATAGATGCGCATTACCGCACCAAAACTGATGCCGCGAATACCGCCATCGCGGGCAGTTCAATGGGAGGGTTGATCGCTCTGTACGCTACTATTAAATACCCTAAAGTATTTGGTACGGCCGGGATCTTCTCGCCCGCGTTGTGGATCAATCCGCAGATCAATCATTTTGTGGATAGTACGGGTGTTTCTGCCAAATCAAGGTTCTACCAGTTTTGCGGCGACCAGGAGGGCAATGAAGCCCATGATGTGGCCCAAATGGATACCTTGCTGATGAAGAAAGGCGTTAAACGTGCCCATATGCCGCCGCCGGTGGTGTTAAAAGGCGAAAAACACAATGAGCACCAATGGATGCTGGAGTTCCCGGATTTTTATAAGTGGTGGGTGGCGAAACTGTAG
- a CDS encoding OsmC family protein, whose translation MATIETTYLGDLRTEPVHVQSGTHIITDAPLDNQGKGDAFSPTDLMSASLGSCMMTIMGISSRTHGIDIDGTKASITKIMAANPRRVAEIQISFTFPKTYTEKEQKILEHAALTCPVYLSLHPDLVKTVDFGW comes from the coding sequence ATGGCTACTATAGAAACCACCTACCTGGGCGATCTGCGTACCGAGCCGGTACACGTACAATCGGGCACACATATTATTACCGACGCGCCGCTGGATAACCAGGGCAAGGGCGACGCATTTTCGCCAACCGACCTGATGTCGGCATCGCTGGGCAGCTGCATGATGACCATTATGGGTATTTCCAGCCGTACACATGGTATCGATATCGATGGCACTAAGGCGTCCATTACCAAAATTATGGCCGCTAACCCCCGCCGTGTTGCCGAGATCCAGATCAGCTTCACCTTCCCGAAAACTTATACCGAAAAGGAACAGAAGATATTGGAACACGCGGCCCTAACCTGTCCGGTTTACCTGAGCCTGCACCCCGACCTGGTGAAGACGGTTGATTTTGGCTGGTAG
- a CDS encoding Tex family protein, with protein sequence MSAHHHKIASELSVTDKQVTATIALLDEGATVPFISRYRKELTGSLDEVQVAAIRDRVQQLRDLDKRREAILKSLTDMGKLTPELEEQINAAETMVLLEDIYLPYRPKRQTRATKAREKGLQPLADVILTQNKIDLEAEADKYIDAEKGVNSMEEALAGARDIIAETISENAEVRTKVRALFVEKGTFESKVVPGKEEAGIKYKDYFEWCEPVKTAPSHRVLAMRRGEKEEILYLDLQPPEDEAIAVLDREFVTGNNASSDQVRLAIADGYKRLLKPSMETEVRLMTKKAADEEAIRVFAENARQLLLAAPLGQKRVMAIDPGFRTGCKVVCLDEQGKLEEYTAIFPHTGAGQAKEAEKTVPYLVDKYKIEAIAIGNGTAGRETEAFVRNLQIPGVTIVMVNESGASIYSASEVAREEFPDKDVTVRGAVSIGRRLMDPLAELVKIDPKSIGVGQYQHDVDQTKLQTSLDDTVISCVNAVGVELNTASKEILAYVSGLGPQLAQNIVAYRNENGAFKRREQLKKVPRLGDKAFEQAAGFLRIRNTDDPLEASAVHPERYALVQQMAKDKGCTVASLMSDAALRKSIPLQKYITDTVGLPTLNDIMAELAKPGRDPREQFEMFSFTEGVNDIKDLKAGMKLPGIVTNITAFGAFVDIGVHQDGLVHLSQITNRFIKDPNEVLKVSQRVEVTVTGVDEARKRISLSMKENEPKPERKPNDRRPDDRRPAQQQHNKANNQQRPKPAEETDMAIKLAALRSKFK encoded by the coding sequence ATGTCAGCACACCACCATAAAATAGCTTCCGAACTTTCTGTTACCGATAAACAGGTTACCGCCACCATCGCCTTGCTTGATGAGGGCGCTACCGTACCATTCATCAGCCGTTACCGTAAGGAATTGACGGGCAGTTTGGATGAGGTGCAGGTGGCCGCCATCCGCGACCGCGTGCAGCAACTGCGTGATTTGGATAAACGCCGCGAGGCCATCCTGAAATCGCTTACCGACATGGGTAAACTTACGCCCGAACTGGAAGAACAGATCAATGCCGCCGAAACCATGGTGCTGCTGGAAGACATTTACCTACCCTATCGCCCTAAACGCCAAACCCGCGCCACCAAGGCCCGCGAGAAAGGCCTGCAGCCTTTGGCCGATGTGATACTGACCCAAAACAAAATAGACCTTGAAGCCGAAGCCGATAAATACATAGATGCCGAAAAAGGTGTTAACAGCATGGAGGAAGCTTTGGCCGGCGCAAGGGATATCATTGCCGAAACGATTAGCGAGAATGCCGAAGTACGCACCAAAGTGCGCGCGCTGTTTGTAGAAAAGGGCACTTTTGAATCGAAGGTAGTACCAGGCAAGGAAGAGGCCGGTATCAAGTATAAAGATTACTTTGAGTGGTGCGAACCGGTAAAGACCGCTCCATCGCACCGGGTACTGGCCATGCGCCGTGGCGAGAAGGAAGAGATTTTATACCTCGACCTGCAACCGCCCGAAGATGAAGCCATAGCGGTATTAGACCGTGAATTTGTTACCGGCAACAACGCCTCGTCCGATCAGGTGCGTTTGGCTATTGCCGATGGTTACAAGCGCCTGCTAAAACCATCGATGGAGACCGAAGTGCGCCTGATGACCAAAAAGGCCGCCGATGAGGAGGCCATCCGCGTATTTGCCGAGAATGCCCGCCAACTATTACTGGCTGCACCACTTGGCCAAAAACGTGTAATGGCTATCGACCCCGGCTTCCGTACGGGCTGTAAAGTGGTTTGTTTGGATGAGCAGGGTAAACTGGAAGAGTACACCGCCATTTTCCCGCATACGGGTGCCGGTCAGGCTAAAGAGGCCGAAAAGACCGTGCCTTATTTGGTAGATAAATATAAAATTGAGGCCATAGCTATCGGCAATGGTACTGCCGGCCGCGAGACTGAGGCCTTTGTGCGCAACCTGCAGATCCCAGGCGTTACTATTGTAATGGTGAACGAAAGCGGCGCTTCTATCTACTCCGCATCGGAAGTGGCGCGCGAGGAGTTCCCGGATAAGGATGTAACTGTCAGGGGCGCTGTGTCTATCGGTCGCCGGTTGATGGATCCGCTGGCCGAATTGGTGAAGATCGACCCAAAATCTATTGGCGTTGGCCAGTACCAGCACGATGTAGATCAAACCAAATTGCAAACATCGCTGGATGATACCGTGATCAGTTGCGTGAACGCTGTGGGCGTAGAACTGAATACCGCCAGTAAGGAGATATTGGCCTACGTATCGGGCCTTGGCCCGCAGTTGGCGCAAAATATTGTGGCCTACCGCAATGAGAACGGCGCCTTTAAACGCCGCGAGCAATTGAAAAAAGTACCGCGTTTGGGCGACAAGGCATTTGAACAGGCGGCAGGGTTTCTGCGTATTCGTAATACCGATGATCCGCTGGAGGCGAGCGCCGTACACCCGGAGCGTTACGCGCTGGTACAGCAAATGGCAAAAGACAAAGGCTGCACCGTTGCCAGCCTGATGAGCGATGCCGCCCTGCGCAAAAGCATCCCGCTGCAAAAATATATTACCGATACCGTAGGCTTACCTACCCTTAATGATATTATGGCCGAGCTGGCCAAACCCGGCCGCGATCCGCGCGAGCAGTTCGAGATGTTCAGCTTTACCGAGGGGGTGAATGATATTAAAGACCTGAAGGCGGGCATGAAGCTGCCAGGCATTGTAACCAACATCACCGCCTTTGGGGCCTTTGTTGATATCGGCGTTCACCAGGATGGTTTGGTTCACCTGAGCCAGATCACCAACCGCTTTATCAAAGACCCGAACGAGGTGCTAAAGGTATCGCAACGCGTAGAGGTAACTGTTACCGGTGTTGACGAAGCCCGCAAGCGTATCTCGTTATCGATGAAGGAAAACGAACCAAAACCCGAGCGCAAGCCTAACGACCGCCGGCCGGATGATCGACGCCCTGCTCAACAACAGCATAACAAAGCAAACAATCAGCAACGCCCAAAACCAGCCGAAGAGACGGATATGGCGATAAAACTGGCAGCGCTGAGGAGTAAGTTTAAGTAG
- a CDS encoding 5-formyltetrahydrofolate cyclo-ligase, translated as MNKQQLRQGYLAKRRQLTDDEYQCLNLKLLAQFQQLDLSTIRCAHLFLPMVQNREPDTYLIRDWLKENHRDIKIVFPKTDFRTLQMFSYADDDDLVLEVNKYGITEPVAGNEIAAAEIDMVLLPMLIFDTRGYRVGYGKGFYDRFVELCRPDVQLTGLSLFKPVKNIDDVNRHDLRMQVCLTPGQLYNWPR; from the coding sequence GTGAATAAACAGCAATTGCGGCAGGGATATCTCGCTAAACGCAGGCAACTTACTGACGACGAGTACCAGTGTTTGAACCTGAAGCTGCTTGCGCAATTTCAACAGCTTGATCTGTCGACCATACGCTGTGCGCACTTGTTTTTGCCGATGGTACAAAATCGGGAACCGGATACCTATCTCATAAGGGATTGGTTGAAGGAAAATCATCGGGATATAAAGATCGTTTTCCCCAAAACCGATTTCCGCACTTTGCAGATGTTCAGTTATGCCGATGATGATGATCTTGTACTGGAGGTTAACAAATACGGCATTACCGAACCTGTGGCGGGAAACGAAATAGCCGCCGCGGAAATAGATATGGTATTGCTGCCCATGCTGATTTTTGACACCAGGGGCTACCGCGTTGGCTACGGCAAAGGATTTTACGACAGGTTTGTAGAACTTTGCAGGCCCGATGTGCAACTCACCGGCCTCTCGTTATTTAAGCCGGTGAAAAATATCGATGATGTAAACAGGCACGATCTGCGGATGCAAGTTTGCCTTACACCGGGGCAATTGTATAACTGGCCCCGGTAA
- a CDS encoding AAA family ATPase, which yields MQHRSDVEAADALKNAFQQIRTEIGKVIIGQDDVVKSVLISIFSNGHCLLVGVPGLAKTLLVQTISQVLDLDFNRIQFTPDLMPSDIIGSEILGEDRNFKFIRGPIFSNIILADEINRTPPKTQAALLEAMQEKAVTAAGVTHKLAQPFFVLATQNPIEQEGTYPLPEAQLDRFMFNVSLDYPTFAEELQVVKNTTSTLKQEVNKILNAEQIIYFQQLVRNIPVADNVLEYAVKLVAKTRPQGDMATAQVKKMLNWGAGPRASQFLVLGAKCHAVISGKYSPDIEDVKAVAKPILRHRIVRSYHAEAEGLTADAIIEGLF from the coding sequence ATGCAGCACCGCTCAGACGTAGAAGCCGCCGATGCTTTAAAAAATGCTTTTCAACAAATCAGGACAGAGATTGGTAAAGTAATAATCGGCCAGGATGATGTGGTGAAATCGGTGCTGATATCTATCTTCAGTAACGGGCATTGCTTGCTGGTTGGTGTGCCCGGCCTGGCTAAAACCTTGTTGGTGCAAACCATATCGCAGGTGCTGGACCTGGATTTTAACCGCATACAGTTTACGCCCGACCTGATGCCATCGGACATTATCGGCTCAGAGATCTTAGGCGAAGACCGCAACTTTAAATTTATCCGCGGGCCAATATTCTCTAACATTATCCTGGCCGACGAGATCAACCGTACGCCGCCAAAAACACAGGCCGCCTTATTAGAGGCCATGCAGGAAAAAGCGGTTACCGCCGCCGGTGTTACCCATAAACTGGCGCAGCCATTTTTTGTACTGGCTACCCAAAACCCTATTGAACAGGAAGGTACCTACCCGCTGCCCGAAGCGCAGCTGGATCGCTTTATGTTCAATGTATCGCTTGATTACCCCACCTTTGCCGAGGAATTGCAGGTAGTAAAAAACACCACCAGCACCCTGAAGCAGGAGGTAAATAAAATACTGAACGCCGAACAGATCATTTATTTCCAGCAATTAGTACGCAATATCCCCGTTGCCGATAACGTACTCGAATATGCTGTTAAACTGGTAGCCAAAACCCGCCCGCAAGGCGATATGGCCACCGCGCAGGTAAAAAAGATGCTGAACTGGGGTGCAGGTCCGCGCGCCTCGCAATTCCTGGTACTGGGCGCCAAATGCCACGCGGTCATCAGCGGCAAATACTCGCCCGATATTGAGGATGTAAAGGCCGTAGCCAAACCCATCCTGCGCCACCGTATTGTACGCAGCTATCACGCCGAGGCGGAGGGATTGACAGCGGATGCGATTATTGAGGGATTGTTTTAA